In one Candidatus Lernaella stagnicola genomic region, the following are encoded:
- a CDS encoding ABC transporter ATP-binding protein produces MTIPIPRDNNTIIQTYNLTKVFGEGDSRVVAYEDINIEIKRGEFVCLLGPSGCGKTTLLRGIVGTEPATSGKLDIHYRRDSEGADVAMVFQQHGLFPWMTLEKNLRFVLRSSPIARDLEETIVDRFVEKVGLSRFRKFYPYQMSGGMCQRVNLIRAFAIYPQVLLMDEPFVFLDYQNRYLLMDLLLDLWAEQQQTILFVTHNINEAVILGDRVLVMTSSPGRIKASFDIPFERPRNVFNVRKDPVFGKLSSDISDVVRDEVERASRLEEEECLLGNVKKVR; encoded by the coding sequence GTGACCATACCGATACCCAGGGACAACAACACCATCATCCAAACGTATAATCTGACCAAGGTTTTTGGGGAAGGTGACAGCCGGGTCGTCGCGTACGAAGACATTAACATCGAGATCAAACGCGGGGAATTCGTCTGCCTTCTCGGACCTTCCGGCTGCGGCAAGACAACGCTGTTGCGCGGCATCGTCGGCACCGAACCGGCCACCAGCGGCAAACTCGACATTCACTATCGTCGCGACAGTGAGGGGGCCGACGTGGCGATGGTGTTTCAGCAACACGGCTTATTTCCGTGGATGACGCTGGAAAAGAACCTGCGCTTTGTGCTGCGTTCCAGCCCGATCGCCCGCGACCTGGAGGAAACAATCGTCGACCGCTTCGTGGAAAAAGTCGGCCTGAGCCGCTTTCGCAAATTCTATCCGTACCAGATGTCCGGCGGCATGTGCCAGCGGGTCAACCTGATCCGCGCCTTCGCCATCTATCCGCAGGTTTTGCTGATGGACGAGCCCTTCGTATTCCTCGATTACCAAAACCGTTACCTGCTCATGGATTTGCTGCTCGACCTATGGGCCGAACAACAACAGACGATTCTTTTCGTCACGCATAACATCAACGAAGCGGTCATTCTCGGCGACCGCGTGCTGGTGATGACCAGTTCGCCGGGGCGGATAAAAGCCTCGTTCGACATACCCTTTGAAAGACCGCGTAACGTATTTAACGTACGCAAAGATCCGGTGTTTGGAAAATTATCAAGCGATATCAGCGATGTGGTGCGCGACGAAGTCGAGCGCGCCTCGCGGCTGGAGGAGGAAGAGTGCCTGCTGGGCAACGTGAAAAAGGTGCGCTGA
- a CDS encoding ABC transporter permease, with amino-acid sequence MPAGQREKGALIRRLLYVVSPLAAASLWEFVAQMGWIDVRFFPAPSKIVATAVEMMYSTNALTGENAYFAHLTASMSRVFWGTICGFFPGLFIGLTMGLFPNFRSVVSPLVAITYPIPKIAILPLLLMIFGLSEATKIIVIAIGVFFLVLINTLNGVLQIPQIYFEVSEVFKIGVVRRFFRIVLPGAFPFVFTGLRLGVGYGLVLIVAAEFVSKSGLGYLIWESWELFLVERMYVGLVSISLLGYVLNLVLERLEARLVPWAGH; translated from the coding sequence GTGCCTGCTGGGCAACGTGAAAAAGGTGCGCTGATTCGGCGACTGCTATACGTGGTGAGTCCGCTGGCTGCGGCGAGTCTGTGGGAATTCGTGGCCCAGATGGGGTGGATCGACGTGCGCTTTTTTCCCGCGCCTTCAAAGATCGTCGCCACCGCGGTGGAGATGATGTACTCGACCAATGCGCTCACCGGTGAGAACGCTTACTTCGCGCACCTGACGGCCAGCATGAGCCGGGTGTTTTGGGGCACGATCTGCGGCTTTTTCCCGGGCCTTTTCATTGGCTTAACCATGGGCCTGTTCCCGAACTTCCGCTCGGTGGTCAGCCCCTTGGTGGCGATCACGTATCCGATTCCGAAAATCGCCATCCTGCCTCTCCTGCTCATGATCTTCGGCCTGAGCGAAGCAACCAAAATCATCGTCATTGCCATCGGCGTGTTTTTCCTGGTGTTGATCAACACCCTCAACGGCGTGTTGCAGATCCCGCAGATCTACTTCGAAGTCTCCGAAGTATTCAAAATCGGCGTCGTACGGCGCTTTTTCCGCATCGTCCTGCCGGGCGCTTTTCCCTTCGTTTTCACGGGCCTGCGCCTCGGTGTCGGCTACGGCCTCGTACTGATCGTCGCGGCGGAGTTCGTGAGCAAAAGCGGCCTGGGCTACCTGATTTGGGAAAGCTGGGAACTCTTCCTGGTCGAGCGTATGTACGTCGGGCTGGTGTCGATCAGCCTGCTGGGCTATGTTTTGAACCTGGTCCTGGAACGGTTGGAAGCCCGTCTCGTTCCCTGGGCCGGACACTAA
- a CDS encoding FAD-binding protein, whose product MPKKPDPQVIIVGAGPAGAIAAFSCARVGLSVLLLEAAPEKEFGNPCVIELDKATFAACAVPEPPPDEIAFVQKGARIFSPGGVEVMRFNGHAMYAVYLQPMVRRLAGYARDAGAQVKFGWRVEEPIIEGERVTGVVVRSPKGRRSKLQAQMVIDATGIDAVLTRQLPAHWGMDFVDRPTDHVLAESRMYKIDVDKARAAVDAGLVLDDITMHQVGQNGSYSTHSVFVSLKNRHAFLLVGVKEENAPPTAAMMIDNLAVRCDFLTKEITRGSNTIPIRRAGARLVADGFATIGDAGRMVVPLHASGVTSGMLAGHGLALQLSRILRSGRPATTEALWPWLAAYQRGRGAVLASYDANRRILEKLDPMEQSEPLMRHGVMQTEDMEKTLTAKPLRISAESVPGRLFGITQAPRTAIGFLSKTWRSFACEAHWRRFPERWDYESFYRWKRRANQLLP is encoded by the coding sequence ATGCCCAAGAAACCCGACCCGCAGGTCATCATCGTCGGCGCCGGCCCGGCCGGAGCCATCGCGGCATTCTCGTGCGCCCGCGTCGGCCTGTCGGTGCTGCTGCTGGAGGCCGCACCCGAAAAGGAATTCGGCAACCCCTGCGTGATCGAGCTGGACAAAGCGACCTTCGCCGCCTGCGCCGTGCCCGAGCCGCCGCCCGATGAAATTGCCTTCGTGCAAAAGGGCGCGCGGATATTTTCGCCCGGCGGCGTAGAAGTTATGCGGTTCAACGGCCACGCCATGTACGCGGTGTATTTGCAGCCCATGGTGCGCAGGCTAGCCGGTTACGCGCGCGATGCCGGCGCGCAAGTGAAGTTCGGTTGGCGGGTCGAGGAGCCGATCATCGAAGGCGAGCGCGTGACCGGCGTCGTGGTGCGTAGTCCGAAGGGTAGGCGAAGCAAACTTCAGGCCCAGATGGTAATCGACGCCACCGGCATTGACGCCGTGCTCACGCGGCAGCTTCCGGCCCATTGGGGCATGGATTTTGTCGACCGGCCCACCGATCACGTGCTGGCCGAGTCGCGCATGTACAAGATCGACGTGGACAAAGCGCGCGCGGCGGTGGACGCCGGATTGGTTCTCGACGACATCACGATGCACCAGGTCGGGCAAAACGGTTCGTACAGCACCCACTCGGTATTCGTATCACTGAAAAATCGGCACGCCTTTCTTTTGGTGGGAGTCAAAGAGGAAAACGCGCCGCCGACGGCCGCGATGATGATCGACAACCTCGCCGTGCGTTGCGATTTCCTCACGAAGGAAATCACCCGCGGGTCGAATACGATTCCCATACGACGGGCCGGGGCGCGCCTGGTGGCCGACGGTTTTGCCACCATCGGCGACGCCGGCCGCATGGTCGTGCCGCTTCACGCCAGCGGAGTGACGTCCGGGATGCTGGCCGGGCACGGCCTCGCGCTGCAATTATCGCGCATATTGCGTAGCGGCCGTCCGGCGACGACGGAAGCGCTGTGGCCCTGGTTGGCAGCCTATCAGCGCGGTCGCGGCGCGGTGTTGGCCAGCTACGACGCCAATCGGCGCATTCTCGAGAAGCTCGATCCCATGGAGCAAAGCGAACCCCTGATGCGCCACGGGGTCATGCAAACCGAAGATATGGAGAAAACGCTTACCGCGAAGCCCCTGCGCATCAGCGCCGAGTCCGTGCCGGGGCGTCTGTTCGGCATCACGCAAGCGCCGCGCACGGCGATCGGGTTTCTGAGTAAGACGTGGCGGTCGTTCGCTTGCGAGGCACACTGGCGGCGTTTCCCCGAGCGCTGGGATTACGAATCGTTTTACCGCTGGAAGCGCCGCGCCAACCAACTTCTGCCCTGA
- a CDS encoding methylmalonyl-CoA mutase family protein, translated as MSDLDKIREAKKRWQETTVAKTLERFPERREHFATTSEIEMKRMFTPDDTAGQDYLRDSGYPGVYPFTRGVQPTMYRGRFWTMRQYSGFGSAKLTNERFKFLLQQGQTGLSTAFDLPTQMGYDSDDPMARGEVGKTGVAIDTLADLEQLLDGIPLAKVSTSMTINAPAAVLLAMYIAVGKKQGVPVENLRGTIQNDVLKEYMARGTYIFPPEPSMRIVADIFEYCSQHVPKWNTISISGYHIREAGSSAVQEVAFTLADGIAYVDAAIKTGLDVDAFAGRLSFFFNVHNNFLEEVAKFRAARRLWARIMKERFGAKNPKSMMVRFHTQTAGSMLTAQQPLNNVVRVTLQALASVLGGTQSLHTNSFDEALALPSEQAVTIALRTQQIIAEESGAADIIDPLGGAYAIEAMTEQIESGAAAYIETIDGLGGMVRAIMKGYPQREIQDKAYEWEKEVNRDERIIVGLNKYKQEEKPLEDLLRVDPAVEPEQVAHLEKVKAKRDQAAVDVALAKIDAAAKSGENLMPPILEAVEAYASLGEIVNTLVVLWGRYQEVIVV; from the coding sequence ATGTCCGATCTCGACAAAATCCGCGAAGCGAAGAAACGGTGGCAGGAAACGACCGTTGCCAAAACCCTTGAACGCTTTCCCGAACGACGCGAACACTTCGCGACGACCAGCGAAATCGAGATGAAACGGATGTTCACACCGGACGACACCGCCGGGCAGGATTACCTGCGCGACAGCGGTTATCCCGGCGTGTATCCCTTCACGCGCGGGGTTCAACCCACGATGTACCGCGGGCGTTTCTGGACGATGCGCCAGTACTCCGGTTTCGGTTCGGCCAAGCTGACCAACGAACGCTTCAAGTTTTTGCTCCAGCAGGGACAAACCGGCCTGTCCACCGCCTTCGATCTGCCCACGCAAATGGGCTACGACTCCGACGATCCCATGGCGCGCGGCGAGGTCGGTAAAACCGGCGTGGCCATCGACACTTTGGCCGACCTGGAGCAATTGCTCGACGGCATTCCGCTGGCGAAGGTCAGCACGTCGATGACGATCAACGCGCCCGCCGCGGTGCTGCTGGCCATGTACATCGCCGTGGGCAAAAAGCAGGGCGTGCCGGTCGAGAACCTGCGCGGCACCATCCAAAACGACGTGCTCAAGGAATACATGGCGCGCGGCACGTATATCTTCCCGCCCGAACCCTCGATGCGCATCGTTGCCGACATCTTCGAATATTGCTCGCAGCATGTGCCGAAGTGGAACACGATCAGCATCAGCGGATATCACATCCGCGAAGCGGGCAGCAGCGCCGTGCAGGAAGTCGCCTTCACCTTGGCCGACGGCATCGCCTACGTGGACGCCGCCATCAAGACGGGGCTCGACGTGGACGCTTTCGCCGGGCGGCTCAGCTTCTTTTTCAACGTGCACAACAACTTCCTGGAAGAGGTGGCCAAGTTCCGCGCGGCCCGCCGCTTGTGGGCGCGGATCATGAAAGAGCGCTTCGGCGCGAAAAATCCCAAGAGCATGATGGTGCGCTTCCACACCCAGACCGCCGGGTCGATGCTCACCGCCCAGCAGCCGCTCAACAACGTCGTGCGCGTCACGCTGCAGGCGTTGGCCTCGGTGCTCGGCGGCACGCAAAGCCTGCACACCAACAGCTTCGACGAGGCGCTGGCGCTGCCCAGCGAGCAGGCGGTGACCATCGCGTTGCGCACGCAGCAGATCATCGCCGAGGAATCGGGCGCGGCGGATATTATCGACCCGCTCGGCGGCGCGTATGCCATCGAGGCGATGACGGAGCAGATCGAGAGCGGGGCTGCGGCGTACATCGAGACGATCGACGGGCTGGGCGGCATGGTCCGGGCGATCATGAAGGGGTACCCGCAGCGCGAGATCCAGGACAAGGCGTACGAGTGGGAAAAGGAAGTCAATCGGGACGAGCGCATCATCGTCGGCCTCAACAAATACAAGCAGGAAGAGAAGCCGCTTGAGGACCTGCTGCGTGTCGATCCGGCGGTGGAACCGGAGCAGGTTGCGCACCTGGAAAAGGTGAAAGCCAAGCGCGACCAGGCCGCCGTCGATGTTGCCCTGGCCAAAATCGACGCCGCCGCCAAGAGCGGCGAGAATCTCATGCCGCCGATCCTGGAAGCCGTCGAGGCCTACGCCTCTCTCGGTGAAATCGTCAACACGTTGGTCGTCCTCTGGGGCCGCTACCAGGAAGTGATCGTCGTGTAA
- a CDS encoding SGNH/GDSL hydrolase family protein — protein MRSLLRLRRNLPKKLLFAAIAVCAFFALLEIAARVGLHVVVSRADGPQLREFREQDLVADRKIGWAWDEQQLFRGRSDVAPGKPPGLFRVVAIGDSCVWGALVRPESTFSAKLDALLKERYGADRVEVLNAGVVGYGTRQATAHLTENLAAYEPDLVLYYGTGQEAALWMRGSGQSVAPSLERLHPYLFRSKAFLVLNHAVRAMHRPSPPATYLEQNDDITALQAACEALGARLLLVEYLMAERAGITSDLDGVGYRFTAPVVRTLDAFREQSRPPRELIFDHEHPTPLGHSLIAVRLSERITREGWIE, from the coding sequence GTGCGAAGTTTGTTGCGCCTACGTCGAAACCTGCCGAAAAAGCTGCTCTTCGCGGCGATCGCCGTCTGCGCCTTTTTCGCCTTGCTGGAGATTGCGGCGCGCGTGGGCCTGCATGTTGTGGTTAGCCGGGCTGATGGCCCCCAACTTCGGGAATTCCGCGAACAGGATTTGGTCGCCGACCGGAAAATCGGGTGGGCGTGGGACGAGCAGCAACTGTTCCGCGGCCGCAGCGACGTGGCGCCGGGCAAACCGCCGGGGCTGTTTCGTGTCGTCGCGATCGGCGACTCGTGCGTGTGGGGCGCGCTGGTTCGGCCCGAATCGACGTTCAGCGCCAAGCTTGATGCCTTGCTCAAGGAGCGCTACGGCGCCGACCGGGTCGAGGTGCTCAACGCGGGCGTCGTCGGTTACGGCACGCGGCAGGCGACCGCGCATCTGACCGAGAACCTGGCGGCCTACGAGCCGGATTTGGTTCTCTACTACGGCACCGGGCAGGAGGCGGCCTTGTGGATGCGGGGTTCCGGGCAGTCGGTCGCCCCCTCGCTGGAACGCCTGCATCCGTACCTGTTTCGCAGCAAGGCGTTTTTGGTGTTGAACCATGCGGTGCGCGCGATGCATCGTCCCTCGCCCCCGGCAACGTATTTGGAGCAAAACGACGACATCACCGCGCTGCAGGCGGCGTGCGAAGCGCTGGGCGCGCGGTTGCTGCTGGTCGAGTACCTGATGGCCGAGCGGGCCGGGATCACTTCCGACTTAGACGGCGTCGGCTACCGCTTTACGGCGCCGGTCGTTCGCACGCTGGACGCCTTCCGGGAGCAGAGTCGCCCGCCGCGTGAGTTGATCTTCGACCACGAACACCCCACGCCCCTGGGCCACTCGCTGATCGCCGTGCGCCTCTCCGAGCGCATCACGCGCGAGGGATGGATCGAGTAG
- a CDS encoding SGNH/GDSL hydrolase family protein, with product MTPRIPLLRRSLHRRPWFVLAAVVIFFVLAEGAARLGLHLYLHHTYGSRLWEFREADLVPTQDTGWAWNEPMLFRGGVNVEEGPHPGLFRIITVGDSCVWGAMVPPPATFSAKLGRLLRDRFGRGRVEVLNAGVVGYGTRQVITHLRETLAPYRPDLVIYYGTGSNAEARLQGARHSRLPGLEPLSPYLLRSKLFLVTAHAVRRLTARRKPDTWLPQNDDLAELESLCRTLGADLVLVEYLLVERGGLTSDIAGAGLQFNVPVVRTLDAFREQGRPLDELMYDHVHPTPAGHTLIASRLFTEITRRDLVR from the coding sequence TTGACGCCCCGCATACCACTATTGCGCCGTTCGCTGCATCGCCGTCCGTGGTTCGTGTTGGCCGCGGTCGTGATCTTTTTCGTGCTGGCCGAGGGCGCGGCGCGGCTGGGCCTCCATCTCTACCTGCATCACACCTACGGATCGCGGTTGTGGGAGTTTCGGGAGGCGGACCTCGTGCCGACGCAAGACACGGGGTGGGCGTGGAACGAGCCGATGTTGTTTCGCGGCGGCGTGAACGTCGAAGAGGGGCCGCACCCCGGCCTGTTTCGTATCATCACCGTCGGCGATTCGTGCGTGTGGGGCGCGATGGTACCGCCGCCGGCGACGTTTTCGGCCAAGCTGGGCCGGCTGCTGCGCGATCGCTTCGGCCGGGGGCGGGTCGAGGTGCTCAACGCGGGCGTCGTCGGGTACGGGACGCGGCAGGTCATCACGCATTTGCGGGAAACACTCGCGCCGTACCGGCCGGATCTGGTGATCTATTACGGCACCGGTTCCAACGCCGAAGCGCGCCTGCAGGGCGCGCGGCATTCACGACTGCCGGGGCTCGAACCGCTGTCTCCCTACCTGCTGCGCAGCAAGCTGTTTTTGGTGACGGCCCATGCCGTCCGCCGTTTGACCGCACGGCGCAAGCCCGATACCTGGCTGCCGCAGAATGACGACCTCGCGGAGTTGGAATCTCTGTGTCGCACGCTCGGCGCGGACTTAGTACTCGTGGAGTATCTGCTGGTGGAGCGCGGCGGGCTGACTTCGGACATCGCGGGCGCCGGCCTGCAATTCAATGTGCCGGTCGTGCGGACCTTGGACGCCTTTCGCGAGCAAGGGCGCCCGCTCGACGAGCTGATGTACGACCACGTGCATCCCACGCCCGCCGGGCACACGCTGATCGCCTCGCGCCTTTTCACCGAAATCACCAGGCGTGACTTGGTCCGCTGA
- a CDS encoding DciA family protein produces the protein MAAANKRNKAKRKRRVGKTIDSLGLLQRLSGELRLPDLDRSLVFSRWIDIVGRRYAEVSQPQRIAGSKLFVRVVDAMWAGDLRQHYDMILEKIEQVAGHCGIHKLHFVIGPIDAPLRPRPSKPPLSDVEVETADIDDALGRTKLAGQPELRQLMARVWANGRRLQKRREENEE, from the coding sequence ATGGCCGCCGCAAACAAACGAAACAAAGCGAAGCGAAAGCGCCGGGTCGGCAAGACGATCGACAGCCTCGGGCTGCTGCAACGGTTGTCGGGCGAGCTACGCCTGCCGGACCTGGATCGCTCGCTCGTCTTCTCGCGGTGGATCGACATTGTCGGGCGGCGGTACGCGGAGGTCAGCCAACCGCAGCGCATTGCCGGCAGCAAGCTCTTTGTCCGCGTCGTCGACGCCATGTGGGCGGGCGACCTGCGGCAGCACTACGACATGATTCTGGAAAAAATCGAGCAGGTTGCCGGCCACTGCGGCATTCACAAGCTGCATTTTGTCATCGGTCCCATCGATGCGCCCCTGCGCCCGCGTCCGAGCAAGCCGCCCTTAAGCGACGTGGAGGTGGAAACGGCCGATATCGACGACGCCCTGGGACGCACGAAACTCGCGGGCCAACCCGAATTGCGCCAATTAATGGCCCGGGTGTGGGCCAATGGCCGCCGCCTGCAAAAACGGCGTGAGGAGAACGAAGAGTGA